A DNA window from Streptomyces bacillaris contains the following coding sequences:
- a CDS encoding DUF885 domain-containing protein translates to MSDTSSSALPRQIADAYVDALIELDPITGTYLGVPESSRRLPDLSPAGQDASAGLIRATLLKLDDAERLPGADSDEERRCARLLRERLTAELAVHEAEEGLRAVSNLHSPAHSLVQVFTLTPTATEEDWAAVLERLGAVPAAVEGYRASLGLGLERKLYAGPRATATFIGQLTEWSGEGGSAAFFADLVGPAPEALRPRLTEAARLATESLASLRDWVRDVYAPAIEGAPDTVGRERYARWSRYYNGTDLDLDEAYAYGWSEYHRLLAEMKAEAAKILPGASPWEALAHLDVHGKHIEGVDEVREWLQGLMDEAIEKLDGTHFDLAERVRKVESHIAPPGGAAAPYYTGPSEDFSRPGRTWLPTMGETRFPVYDLVSTWYHEGVPGHHLQIAQWTHVADSLSRYQASVGMVSANAEGWALYAERLMDELGFLSDAERRLGYLDAQMMRACRVIVDIGMHLELEIPADSPFHPGERWTPALAQEFFGNHSGRPADFVESELTRYLSMPGQAIGYKLGERAWLLGRENARAAHGDAFDLKSWHMAALSQGSLGLDDLVDELSRL, encoded by the coding sequence ATGTCAGACACTTCGAGCAGTGCGCTGCCCCGTCAGATCGCCGACGCCTACGTCGACGCCCTCATCGAACTCGACCCCATCACCGGCACCTATCTGGGGGTCCCGGAAAGCTCGCGCCGCCTGCCCGATCTCTCACCGGCGGGCCAGGACGCCTCCGCCGGCCTCATCCGCGCCACGCTGCTGAAGCTGGACGACGCGGAGCGGCTGCCGGGCGCCGACAGCGACGAGGAGCGGCGGTGCGCACGGCTCCTGCGGGAACGGCTGACGGCGGAACTCGCCGTGCACGAGGCGGAGGAGGGGTTGCGGGCCGTCTCCAACCTCCACTCGCCCGCCCACAGCCTCGTCCAGGTCTTCACGCTCACGCCCACCGCGACGGAGGAGGACTGGGCGGCGGTGCTGGAACGGCTGGGCGCCGTCCCGGCCGCCGTCGAGGGGTACCGGGCCTCGCTCGGCCTCGGCCTGGAGCGCAAGCTGTACGCCGGTCCCCGTGCGACCGCCACCTTCATCGGGCAGCTCACCGAGTGGAGCGGTGAGGGCGGGAGCGCGGCGTTCTTCGCGGACCTCGTCGGCCCGGCACCGGAGGCGCTGCGTCCGCGACTGACCGAGGCGGCCCGGCTCGCGACGGAGTCCCTCGCCTCCCTGCGCGACTGGGTGCGAGACGTCTACGCCCCGGCGATCGAGGGCGCGCCCGACACCGTGGGCCGGGAGCGGTACGCCCGCTGGTCGCGCTACTACAACGGTACGGATCTGGATCTCGACGAGGCCTACGCGTACGGGTGGTCGGAGTACCACCGTCTGCTGGCCGAGATGAAGGCCGAGGCGGCGAAGATCCTTCCCGGCGCGAGCCCCTGGGAGGCGCTCGCCCACCTCGATGTGCACGGCAAGCACATCGAAGGAGTGGACGAGGTACGCGAGTGGCTCCAGGGCCTGATGGACGAGGCGATCGAGAAGCTGGACGGCACCCACTTCGACCTGGCCGAGCGGGTCCGCAAGGTGGAGTCGCACATCGCCCCGCCCGGCGGTGCGGCGGCCCCGTACTACACGGGCCCCTCCGAGGACTTCTCGCGCCCCGGCCGCACCTGGCTGCCCACCATGGGCGAGACCCGTTTCCCCGTGTACGACCTGGTCTCGACCTGGTACCACGAGGGCGTGCCCGGCCACCACCTCCAGATCGCGCAGTGGACGCACGTCGCGGACAGCCTCTCCCGCTACCAGGCGTCGGTCGGCATGGTCAGCGCCAACGCGGAGGGGTGGGCGCTCTACGCGGAGCGGCTCATGGACGAGCTGGGCTTCCTCTCCGACGCGGAACGGCGCCTGGGCTATCTCGACGCGCAGATGATGCGGGCCTGCAGGGTCATCGTGGACATCGGTATGCACCTGGAGCTGGAGATCCCGGCGGACTCTCCGTTCCACCCGGGCGAGCGCTGGACGCCCGCCCTGGCGCAGGAGTTCTTCGGCAACCACAGCGGGCGGCCGGCGGACTTCGTGGAGAGCGAGCTGACCCGCTACCTCTCGATGCCGGGCCAGGCCATCGGCTACAAGCTGGGCGAGCGCGCCTGGCTGCTCGGCCGGGAGAACGCGCGGGCCGCCCACGGTGATGCGTTCGACCTCAAGTCCTGGCACATGGCGGCGCTTTCGCAGGGTTCGCTGGGCCTGGACGACCTGGTGGACGAGCTGTCCCGGCTCTGA
- a CDS encoding Lrp/AsnC family transcriptional regulator: MADSVALDPVDLHILRLLQNDARTTYRELAAEVGVAPSTCLDRVTRLRRSGVILGDQLRLDPAKLGRGLQALLLVQVRPHRRELIGPFVDRVRALPESRALFHLTGPDDYLVQVAVADTADLQRLVLDEFTSRREVARVETRLIFQQWECGPLLPPGDPARA; this comes from the coding sequence ATGGCTGATTCTGTCGCTCTGGATCCGGTGGATCTGCACATTCTGCGGCTGCTGCAGAACGACGCACGGACCACCTACCGGGAGCTGGCCGCCGAGGTCGGGGTGGCTCCCTCGACCTGTCTGGACCGGGTGACCCGGCTCCGCCGCTCCGGGGTCATCCTCGGTGATCAGCTGCGGCTGGATCCGGCGAAGCTCGGCCGGGGGCTCCAGGCGCTGCTCCTGGTGCAGGTCCGGCCGCACCGCCGGGAGCTGATCGGCCCGTTCGTCGACCGGGTCCGGGCGCTGCCGGAGTCGCGGGCGCTCTTCCACCTCACCGGGCCGGACGACTATCTGGTGCAGGTGGCGGTGGCGGACACGGCTGATCTGCAGCGGCTGGTGCTGGACGAGTTCACCTCGCGCCGGGAGGTGGCCCGGGTGGAGACCCGGCTGATCTTCCAGCAGTGGGAGTGCGGGCCCCTGCTGCCACCGGGGGACCCGGCCCGCGCCTGA
- a CDS encoding PLP-dependent transferase, with protein sequence MDNEVSMTPPAPTPARALATEAVHAGRDDLASLGLHAPPLDLSTTYPSYDSRAEAERIDAFATTGARPDGPPVYARLDNPTTGRFETALARLEGTDSAVAFASGMAALTAVLLARASMGLRHVVAVRPLYGCSDHLLGAGLLGTEVTWTDPAGIADAIRPDTGLVMVETPANPTLAEIDIRAVAHSCGSVPLLVDNTFATPVLQRPVEHGARIVLHSATKYLGGHGDVMGGVVACDEEFAATLRQVRFATGGVLHPLAGYLLLRGLSTLPVRVRAASASAAELSRRLTADPRIARVHYPEIGGAMVSFEVYGDPHAVIAGVRLITPAVSLGSVDSLIQHPASISHRIVDEGDRQAAGVGDRLLRMSVGLEDVEDLWADLCQALSDGPLPQARTAERSARPTAGQSVRP encoded by the coding sequence ATGGACAACGAAGTCTCGATGACGCCCCCTGCCCCCACCCCGGCCAGGGCGCTGGCCACCGAAGCCGTGCACGCCGGACGCGACGACCTCGCCTCCCTCGGCCTGCACGCCCCTCCGCTCGACCTGTCCACCACCTACCCCTCCTACGACTCGCGGGCCGAGGCCGAGCGCATCGACGCCTTCGCCACCACGGGCGCCCGCCCGGACGGCCCGCCCGTCTACGCGCGGCTCGACAACCCGACCACCGGCCGCTTCGAGACCGCGCTCGCCCGGCTGGAGGGGACCGACAGCGCCGTCGCGTTCGCCAGCGGCATGGCGGCCCTCACCGCCGTCCTGCTGGCCCGCGCGAGCATGGGGCTGCGCCATGTCGTCGCCGTTCGCCCCCTCTACGGGTGCAGCGACCACCTCCTGGGCGCCGGGCTGCTCGGCACCGAGGTCACCTGGACCGACCCGGCGGGCATCGCGGACGCGATCCGCCCGGACACCGGCCTGGTCATGGTCGAGACCCCGGCCAACCCCACCCTCGCCGAGATCGACATCCGGGCCGTCGCCCACTCCTGCGGCTCCGTGCCGCTGCTCGTCGACAACACCTTCGCCACCCCCGTGCTCCAGCGGCCCGTCGAACACGGCGCCCGGATCGTCCTGCACAGCGCCACCAAGTACCTCGGCGGCCACGGCGATGTGATGGGCGGGGTCGTCGCCTGCGACGAGGAGTTCGCCGCCACGCTCCGCCAGGTGCGGTTCGCCACCGGCGGGGTGCTGCACCCGCTGGCCGGATATCTGCTGCTGCGGGGGCTGTCCACCCTTCCGGTACGCGTCCGGGCCGCGTCCGCCTCCGCCGCCGAACTCTCCCGCCGGCTCACCGCCGACCCGCGGATCGCCCGGGTGCACTACCCGGAGATCGGCGGGGCGATGGTCTCCTTCGAGGTGTACGGGGACCCCCACGCCGTGATCGCGGGCGTCCGGCTCATCACGCCCGCCGTCAGCCTGGGCAGCGTGGACTCGCTGATCCAGCACCCGGCCTCCATCAGCCACCGCATCGTGGACGAGGGCGACCGGCAGGCGGCCGGGGTCGGTGACCGGCTGCTGCGGATGTCGGTGGGCCTGGAGGACGTCGAGGACCTGTGGGCCGACCTGTGTCAGGCGCTCAGCGACGGGCCCCTTCCGCAGGCCCGGACGGCCGAACGATCCGCTCGTCCGACGGCCGGGCAGTCCGTTCGCCCGTAG
- a CDS encoding GNAT family N-acetyltransferase codes for MTDVTDAMTTLFGHRPDGSHLLLAALILASTVALVAMAAFHTWRARRHSNDPPPKDPGSSDPTPDGATGSADGAEAGGGSGGGETVLWRMRTTVRDAPGSLAALCLVIARFRIDILTLQTHPLAEGTVDEFLLRAPASLPSQELTGQIEAAGGTATWIERADTHDLVDTPTRVLSLATRTALDAAELPLALRQLLGRCTIHSLPAVSVTGRPTGQSAPVEGVLEETVMRLRDPSGGVISVERPYLPFTPTEFARARALVELDARLGPRVPRSTDILTLPEGNEITVRRADRSDLAAARAMHDRCSPDTLGLRYHGPVGDADRYLNHLLSPRFGRTLAVQTASGKLVALGHLLWDGDETEVALLVEDDWQRRGIGSELLGRLVQLAEEAGCDSVYAVTQSRNTGMVAAMRALGLPLDYQIEEGTLVITARLSATAAEPTGTTGERTARPSDERIVRPSGPAEGARR; via the coding sequence ATGACTGATGTGACGGATGCGATGACCACCCTGTTCGGGCACCGGCCCGACGGAAGCCACCTGCTCCTGGCCGCCCTGATCCTGGCGTCGACCGTGGCCCTGGTGGCCATGGCCGCGTTCCACACCTGGAGGGCCAGGCGCCACAGCAACGATCCCCCGCCCAAGGATCCGGGCAGCTCCGATCCGACGCCGGACGGGGCCACCGGTTCGGCGGACGGCGCCGAGGCCGGGGGCGGGTCCGGCGGCGGGGAGACCGTGCTGTGGCGGATGCGGACGACCGTGCGGGACGCCCCGGGCAGTCTGGCCGCGCTGTGCCTGGTGATCGCCCGGTTCCGTATCGACATCCTGACGCTCCAGACCCACCCGCTGGCGGAGGGGACGGTCGACGAGTTCCTGCTGCGGGCGCCCGCCTCGCTCCCGTCGCAGGAGCTGACCGGGCAGATCGAGGCCGCGGGCGGCACGGCCACCTGGATCGAGCGGGCGGACACCCACGATCTGGTCGACACCCCGACCCGGGTGCTCTCCCTGGCCACCCGCACGGCACTGGACGCGGCGGAACTGCCCCTGGCCCTGCGCCAGTTGCTGGGCCGCTGCACCATCCACTCGCTGCCCGCCGTCTCCGTCACCGGCCGCCCGACCGGGCAGAGCGCCCCGGTCGAAGGCGTCCTGGAGGAGACCGTCATGCGGCTGCGCGACCCGTCCGGCGGGGTCATCTCCGTCGAGCGGCCCTATCTGCCGTTCACGCCGACCGAGTTCGCCCGGGCCCGCGCCCTGGTGGAGCTGGACGCCCGGCTCGGCCCGCGGGTGCCCCGGAGCACCGACATCCTCACCCTCCCCGAGGGCAACGAGATCACCGTGCGCCGCGCGGACCGCAGCGACCTCGCCGCGGCCCGCGCCATGCACGACCGGTGCTCCCCCGACACCCTGGGGCTGCGCTACCACGGCCCGGTGGGCGACGCCGACCGCTATCTCAACCACCTGCTGAGCCCGCGGTTCGGCCGCACCCTGGCCGTCCAGACCGCCTCCGGCAAGCTGGTGGCGCTGGGCCACCTGCTCTGGGACGGCGACGAGACCGAGGTGGCCCTCCTCGTCGAGGACGACTGGCAGCGCCGGGGCATCGGCTCGGAGCTGCTCGGCCGGCTGGTGCAGCTCGCGGAGGAGGCGGGGTGCGACAGCGTGTACGCCGTCACCCAGTCCCGTAACACCGGCATGGTCGCCGCGATGCGCGCCCTGGGGCTCCCCCTCGACTACCAGATCGAGGAGGGCACCCTCGTCATCACGGCACGGCTGAGCGCCACTGCGGCGGAGCCGACGGGCACTACGGGCGAACGGACTGCCCGGCCGTCGGACGAGCGGATCGTTCGGCCGTCCGGGCCTGCGGAAGGGGCCCGTCGCTGA
- a CDS encoding DUF7824 domain-containing protein: MNDLLTAVRAGAHRDVPALVLGLDPAGRKAALAELKELRKEVRGWDWQRQDRIRKALHVAGAGCHTGAAGCATWIGGRDLRGWSRSPYPLILVALGDRDPAWLGDLARRLAAKSLNSEAEFTFISELARMAGSPIPVTDSIVEGWVERIGTARWHGRSGRTPLIGILRSDPHVAVLAPRLFEMAELPGQVSWYETADSTDHWPGALRTLAEEGVLDRSRLAERCVTRLVRGGKTGDQRFFLTVLQQLGITEAEEREHLRDWMGMAADGISVVAGHAQDVLTRLDARGELSTRDLAEASGAVLFRREKKLVRGQLILLGKVLGRDASTAGELLPVVAEAFGNEDVALQERALKLIARHLPADDAALREELSFAAQQLGPIHREAVTALFGAVDEGDAVEGPYEELLPPVPEPVRLDPAPGSVAELVEEVSAQLKSRSWQGTTPGALAAASGISPFERALDGLVRVARTDRAELTEAMREALAGTWYAEHGIDQQPEPAYMTTDHALALVVGSLLGRVSYQSVVEGKSRWTGTGTCAHAALNGVLLARAWEAAGDVATDRVPFLLATPTWHTGSLDPAELVERLRTYQRLGITPGPADFSQALLRVRRSGAEEAADAAAALGTPEGDRLAAWIRADEPLVPVLRHGLTSDRPSAGNWWQRSASGVRQVLLATKERPLIEREFPRSFHWLGRPHIPSSRDCYHWGADQSPHWTATLPVDGETLAAWLMPDLLRTADEGPRGSAWCLPRLVEAGGEAGVALHLALAYGLGARHPEDRISAVDALLVLAAQGRLDTVLLGRELGVLVDHDLVKVNRLADSARTAAATGAYRTVLGVLARVLPTLLAYEKAPRGIGDLLAVAAECAERCGTEGIEPIAGLAATAGRKGSSQTVRQAVRLAKTFKE; encoded by the coding sequence ATGAACGACCTTCTCACCGCTGTACGCGCGGGAGCGCACCGCGACGTCCCCGCCCTGGTGCTCGGGCTGGACCCGGCCGGGCGCAAGGCGGCGCTGGCCGAACTGAAGGAGCTGCGCAAGGAGGTCCGGGGCTGGGACTGGCAGCGCCAGGACAGGATCCGCAAGGCGCTCCACGTGGCCGGGGCCGGGTGCCACACGGGGGCGGCGGGCTGCGCCACCTGGATCGGCGGCCGGGATCTGCGCGGCTGGTCCCGGTCCCCGTATCCGCTGATCCTGGTGGCGCTGGGGGACCGCGATCCGGCCTGGCTCGGTGACCTCGCCCGGCGGCTGGCGGCGAAGTCGCTCAACTCCGAGGCGGAGTTCACGTTCATCAGCGAGCTGGCCCGGATGGCCGGCAGCCCGATCCCGGTGACGGACAGTATCGTCGAGGGCTGGGTGGAGCGGATCGGCACGGCGCGGTGGCACGGCAGATCCGGCCGGACCCCCCTGATCGGCATCCTCCGCTCCGACCCGCATGTCGCGGTGCTCGCGCCCCGGCTGTTCGAGATGGCGGAGCTTCCGGGGCAGGTCAGCTGGTACGAGACGGCGGACTCGACGGACCACTGGCCGGGCGCGCTCCGCACCCTGGCGGAGGAGGGGGTGCTCGACCGGTCGCGGCTGGCCGAGCGGTGCGTGACGCGGCTGGTGCGCGGGGGCAAGACGGGTGACCAGCGGTTCTTCCTCACCGTGCTCCAGCAGTTGGGCATCACGGAGGCCGAGGAGCGCGAGCACCTCCGCGACTGGATGGGGATGGCGGCGGACGGCATCTCGGTGGTCGCCGGCCACGCCCAGGACGTGCTGACGCGGCTGGACGCCCGGGGCGAGCTGTCCACCCGGGACCTGGCGGAGGCGTCGGGCGCGGTGCTCTTCCGTCGGGAGAAGAAGCTGGTGCGCGGCCAGTTGATCCTGCTGGGCAAGGTGCTGGGCCGGGACGCCTCGACGGCGGGTGAGCTGCTGCCGGTGGTCGCGGAGGCGTTCGGGAACGAGGACGTCGCGCTTCAGGAGCGGGCCCTCAAGCTGATCGCCCGCCACCTTCCGGCCGACGACGCCGCGCTGCGGGAGGAGCTGTCCTTCGCGGCCCAGCAGTTGGGGCCGATCCACCGGGAGGCGGTCACCGCGCTCTTCGGGGCGGTGGACGAGGGCGATGCGGTGGAGGGACCGTACGAGGAGCTGCTGCCGCCGGTGCCGGAGCCGGTCCGCCTCGATCCGGCGCCGGGGAGCGTGGCAGAGCTGGTCGAGGAGGTGTCGGCCCAGCTCAAGTCCCGCTCCTGGCAGGGGACCACGCCCGGCGCCCTGGCCGCCGCGTCCGGGATCTCTCCCTTCGAGCGCGCTCTGGATGGACTCGTCCGGGTGGCCCGCACCGACCGGGCCGAGCTGACGGAGGCCATGCGGGAGGCCCTGGCCGGTACGTGGTACGCCGAGCACGGCATCGACCAGCAGCCGGAACCGGCGTACATGACGACGGACCACGCGCTCGCCCTGGTGGTGGGCTCGCTGCTGGGCCGGGTGTCGTACCAGTCCGTGGTCGAGGGGAAGAGCCGCTGGACCGGCACCGGCACGTGTGCCCACGCGGCGCTGAACGGGGTGCTGCTCGCCCGCGCCTGGGAGGCGGCCGGCGACGTGGCGACCGACCGGGTCCCCTTCCTGCTCGCCACCCCCACCTGGCACACCGGATCGCTGGACCCGGCGGAGCTGGTCGAGCGGCTGCGGACGTACCAGCGGCTCGGGATCACCCCGGGGCCCGCCGACTTCTCCCAGGCCCTGCTGCGGGTGCGCCGGAGCGGCGCGGAGGAGGCCGCCGATGCCGCCGCGGCGCTCGGCACACCGGAGGGCGACCGGCTGGCCGCGTGGATACGGGCCGACGAGCCGCTGGTGCCCGTCCTGCGCCACGGGCTGACCAGCGACCGGCCCTCGGCGGGCAACTGGTGGCAGCGGTCCGCGTCCGGGGTGCGGCAGGTGCTGCTCGCCACCAAGGAACGGCCGCTGATCGAGCGGGAGTTCCCGCGCTCCTTCCACTGGCTGGGCCGCCCGCACATCCCCAGCTCCCGGGACTGCTACCACTGGGGCGCGGACCAGAGCCCGCACTGGACCGCGACGCTGCCCGTGGACGGGGAGACCCTGGCGGCCTGGCTGATGCCGGATCTGCTGCGCACCGCCGACGAGGGGCCCCGGGGCAGTGCCTGGTGCCTGCCACGGCTGGTGGAGGCGGGCGGCGAGGCCGGTGTCGCCCTGCACCTCGCCCTGGCGTACGGGCTGGGCGCGCGCCACCCCGAGGACCGGATATCCGCCGTGGACGCGCTCCTCGTGCTGGCCGCCCAGGGGCGGCTGGACACCGTACTGCTCGGCCGGGAGCTGGGGGTCCTCGTGGACCACGATCTGGTCAAGGTCAACCGGCTGGCCGACTCCGCCCGGACGGCCGCCGCCACCGGTGCGTACCGGACCGTGCTCGGCGTGCTGGCCCGGGTGCTGCCCACCCTGCTGGCGTACGAGAAGGCGCCCCGCGGCATCGGGGACCTGCTGGCCGTGGCGGCGGAGTGCGCCGAGCGCTGCGGTACGGAGGGGATCGAGCCGATCGCCGGGCTGGCCGCGACGGCCGGGCGCAAGGGGTCCTCGCAGACCGTCCGGCAGGCCGTCCGCCTGGCGAAGACCTTCAAGGAGTGA
- a CDS encoding SWIM zinc finger family protein yields MTRSVQALAYARPSALESSQVGASLGLETAGGLTPRGAEAHPRFFAGFLSAPRIAARGLLAVADVAAARYYQRTLASSLDPVVTGNGDRLRFESFSGCCGVYARLDVLQEGLEGERTGHGTTNVDVNNPLRDALSRITADDPLHLRVGPEELAVTTVDGPLVEKKVPLPDRWLRGFAEAQVASAGFDLRAELSAAQAVAFLRSLPRRSGNAARGAQWVVASGSALRPTTRPAPGAVCLPGPERLVALERVLRHATALRVYGPPVADGAPVASAWEVVLPGMRLTLTLSPDAARGFSGEGGVLEALATDEAAADAELVSVLLAWEPTIEPASLAEQSGLSVERVRAALTRLGTAGRVGYDLADAAYFHRELPYDADRAERHNPRLVAARELAGAGVVSLDGAVASVASGDRRYQVRESDGRLTCTCQWWADYRGKRGPCKHALAVTMVRRGATVAGGVR; encoded by the coding sequence ATGACCCGATCCGTTCAGGCCTTGGCCTACGCACGCCCGTCCGCCCTGGAGTCCTCGCAGGTGGGAGCCTCCCTGGGGCTGGAGACCGCGGGCGGTCTCACCCCGCGCGGGGCGGAGGCGCATCCGCGGTTCTTCGCCGGATTCCTCTCCGCCCCGCGCATAGCCGCCCGTGGACTGCTGGCGGTGGCCGACGTGGCCGCCGCCCGCTACTACCAGCGCACTCTGGCCTCCTCCCTCGACCCGGTGGTGACGGGGAACGGGGACCGGCTCCGCTTCGAGTCGTTCTCCGGCTGCTGCGGGGTGTACGCCCGCCTCGATGTGCTCCAGGAAGGGTTGGAGGGCGAGCGGACGGGCCACGGCACGACCAATGTGGACGTCAACAATCCGCTCCGGGACGCCCTGTCCCGGATCACGGCGGACGACCCGCTGCATCTGCGGGTGGGCCCCGAGGAACTGGCGGTCACGACGGTGGACGGGCCGCTGGTGGAGAAGAAGGTTCCGCTGCCGGACCGGTGGCTGCGGGGGTTCGCGGAGGCACAGGTGGCCTCGGCGGGGTTCGATCTGCGGGCCGAGCTGTCGGCGGCGCAGGCGGTGGCGTTCCTGCGCTCGCTGCCCCGCCGTTCGGGGAACGCGGCGCGGGGCGCCCAGTGGGTGGTGGCCTCCGGCTCCGCCCTGCGGCCGACGACCCGGCCGGCGCCGGGCGCGGTCTGTCTGCCGGGGCCGGAGCGGCTGGTGGCCCTGGAGCGGGTGCTGCGCCATGCGACGGCCCTGCGGGTGTACGGGCCTCCGGTGGCCGACGGGGCCCCGGTGGCGAGCGCCTGGGAGGTGGTGCTGCCGGGGATGCGGCTCACGCTGACGCTGTCGCCTGACGCGGCGCGCGGGTTCTCGGGCGAGGGCGGTGTCCTGGAGGCGCTGGCCACGGACGAGGCGGCGGCCGACGCCGAGCTGGTCTCCGTACTCCTCGCGTGGGAGCCCACGATCGAACCGGCCTCGCTGGCCGAGCAGTCGGGGCTGAGCGTCGAGCGCGTACGGGCCGCGCTCACCCGGCTCGGTACGGCGGGCCGGGTCGGCTACGACCTGGCGGACGCGGCGTACTTCCACCGTGAGCTGCCGTACGACGCGGACCGGGCCGAGCGGCACAACCCGCGGCTGGTGGCGGCCCGTGAGCTGGCCGGTGCGGGGGTGGTCTCGCTGGACGGCGCGGTGGCCTCCGTGGCCTCGGGCGACCGGCGGTATCAGGTGCGCGAGAGCGACGGAAGACTCACCTGCACCTGTCAGTGGTGGGCGGACTACCGGGGGAAGCGGGGCCCGTGCAAGCACGCCCTGGCCGTGACGATGGTCCGGCGCGGCGCGACGGTCGCCGGGGGTGTGCGATGA
- a CDS encoding alkaline phosphatase D family protein: protein MPHRPRIPSPGRRTVLRGSLLVPVAAAVPVALGVAPALALAGRPEAAWGVQVGSVTASSALVWVRSDRPARMLVETSATESFRRTRRWYGPLVGPGTDFTATTPLYGLPAGEQVHYRVTLADPYDPRRTGKPVYGTFRTAPARRRDGVRFLWSGDIAGQGWGINPDIGGYRVYEEMRRLDPDFFLCSGDTVYADGPLQPSVPLPDGRIWRNVMTEEKAKVAETLDEYRGNFRYNLLDRNVRRFNAQVPSVVQWDDHEVRNNWYPGQILDDPRYTEKNVDLLAARSARAFQEYFPVSAPHGPFGSSGRPSRMYRTVHHGPLLDVFVLDMRSHRNRNSPNRQADDTTGILGAEQLRWLKRALAQSRAVWKVIAADMPLGLVVPDGATDFEAVAQGDPGAPLGRELQIAELLRFIKHRKVTGTLWLTADVHYTSAQHYAPERAAFKDFAPFWEFVSGPLAAGGFPANALDGTFGPDRVFVRAPDRANVSPMESPQFFGEVAIDGDSAELTVRLRAEGGGVLFTKVLRPGRVGQ, encoded by the coding sequence ATGCCGCACCGCCCGCGTATCCCCTCGCCCGGCCGCCGTACCGTTCTGCGCGGCTCGCTGCTCGTCCCCGTGGCGGCCGCCGTGCCCGTGGCCCTCGGCGTGGCTCCGGCCCTGGCGCTGGCGGGGCGGCCTGAGGCGGCGTGGGGGGTGCAGGTGGGGAGCGTCACCGCCTCCTCGGCGCTGGTGTGGGTGCGTTCCGACCGGCCCGCCCGGATGCTGGTGGAGACCTCCGCGACCGAGTCCTTCCGCCGGACCCGGCGCTGGTACGGGCCGCTGGTCGGCCCGGGGACGGACTTCACCGCCACCACGCCCCTGTACGGCCTTCCGGCGGGCGAGCAGGTGCACTACCGGGTCACCCTGGCCGACCCGTACGACCCCCGCCGTACCGGAAAACCGGTGTACGGAACGTTCCGTACCGCTCCGGCCCGGCGGCGCGACGGGGTGCGCTTCCTGTGGTCCGGGGACATCGCGGGACAGGGCTGGGGCATCAACCCGGACATCGGCGGCTACCGGGTCTACGAGGAGATGCGCCGCCTCGACCCGGACTTCTTCCTGTGCAGCGGTGACACCGTCTACGCGGACGGGCCGCTCCAGCCGAGCGTGCCCCTGCCCGACGGCCGGATCTGGCGCAACGTCATGACCGAGGAGAAGGCCAAGGTCGCGGAGACGCTGGACGAGTACCGGGGGAACTTCCGCTACAACCTGCTCGACCGGAACGTGCGCCGCTTCAACGCCCAGGTCCCCTCCGTCGTCCAGTGGGACGACCACGAGGTGCGCAACAACTGGTACCCGGGCCAGATCCTCGACGACCCGCGCTACACCGAGAAGAACGTCGACCTGCTCGCCGCCCGCTCCGCGCGCGCCTTCCAGGAGTACTTCCCGGTCTCGGCGCCGCACGGCCCGTTCGGCTCCTCCGGGCGGCCGTCCCGGATGTACCGCACCGTCCACCACGGGCCGCTGCTGGACGTCTTCGTGCTCGACATGCGCTCGCACCGCAACCGGAACTCCCCCAACCGGCAGGCCGACGACACCACCGGCATCCTCGGGGCCGAGCAGCTGCGGTGGCTCAAACGCGCCCTCGCGCAGTCCCGTGCGGTGTGGAAGGTGATCGCGGCCGACATGCCGCTCGGCCTGGTGGTCCCGGACGGGGCGACGGACTTCGAGGCGGTGGCCCAGGGCGACCCGGGCGCCCCGCTCGGCCGTGAGCTGCAGATCGCGGAGTTGCTGCGGTTCATCAAGCACCGCAAGGTGACCGGCACGCTCTGGCTGACGGCCGACGTGCACTACACCTCGGCACAGCACTACGCCCCCGAGCGGGCGGCGTTCAAGGACTTCGCACCGTTCTGGGAGTTCGTCTCCGGCCCGCTGGCCGCAGGGGGATTTCCGGCCAACGCGCTGGACGGCACGTTCGGACCCGACCGGGTCTTCGTCCGGGCGCCGGACCGGGCCAATGTGTCGCCGATGGAGTCGCCCCAGTTCTTTGGGGAGGTCGCGATCGACGGCGACAGTGCGGAGCTGACGGTCCGTCTGCGGGCGGAGGGCGGCGGGGTGCTGTTCACCAAGGTGCTGCGGCCGGGGCGCGTCGGCCAGTGA